A single Spiroplasma floricola 23-6 DNA region contains:
- a CDS encoding deoxycytidylate deaminase — translation MKKRKDYIDWDTYFLAMVQLNAMRSKDPVTQVGCVIVNDLKQVISTGYNGLPRGLNDDNYPWARDGELENTKYPYIVHAELNAILSSKESVRGGIIYTNLFPCNECSKSIIQSGIKKIIYSCDKYEDTVHNKIAKKMLKDAKVELVFKKAVKVSLN, via the coding sequence ATGAAAAAAAGAAAAGATTATATAGATTGAGATACATATTTTTTAGCAATGGTTCAATTAAATGCAATGAGAAGTAAAGACCCAGTAACTCAAGTTGGATGTGTTATTGTAAATGATTTAAAACAAGTTATTTCAACTGGTTATAATGGTTTGCCAAGAGGATTAAATGATGATAATTATCCTTGAGCAAGAGATGGAGAGTTGGAAAATACAAAATATCCTTATATTGTACATGCAGAATTAAATGCTATTTTGTCTTCAAAAGAATCTGTAAGAGGAGGTATAATATATACAAATTTATTTCCTTGTAATGAATGCTCAAAAAGTATTATTCAATCAGGAATTAAAAAAATAATATATTCTTGTGATAAATATGAAGATACAGTGCATAATAAAATAGCAAAAAAAATGCTTAAAGATGCAAAAGTTGAATTAGTTTTTAAAAAAGCAGTTAAAGTATCATTAAATTAG
- a CDS encoding RluA family pseudouridine synthase: MEQLEIKLEQDLGRLDKFLTDYLKKDYDFSRSYVQKLIESNDVLVNDQTVSVKYNLLNGDTIKINLKEPVELTAQAEDIDFEIVYEDKDLLVVNKPNGLVVHPAAGNPNGTLVNGLLFKIKDLSSIGGVLRPGIVHRLDKMTTGLMIVAKNDKSHKKLTEMLANNQIHKEYIALVHGIIEPNAGKINAPIGRHKGDRKKMTITDINSKHAITNFKVLERFENHTKISCIIETGRTHQIRVHLAYIKHPVVGDPLYAFKEDMKDEFGQYLHSYKLAFNHPITNEKIELISELPKQFNDKINMFKRIGE; this comes from the coding sequence ATGGAACAATTAGAAATTAAATTAGAACAGGATTTAGGAAGATTAGATAAATTTTTAACAGATTACCTAAAAAAAGATTATGATTTTTCTAGAAGTTATGTTCAAAAATTAATTGAATCTAATGATGTTCTTGTAAATGATCAAACAGTTAGTGTTAAATATAATCTTTTAAATGGAGATACTATTAAAATAAATTTAAAAGAGCCTGTTGAATTAACAGCACAAGCTGAAGATATTGATTTTGAAATAGTTTATGAAGACAAAGATTTATTAGTAGTTAATAAACCAAATGGACTTGTAGTTCACCCTGCTGCAGGAAATCCCAATGGAACTTTGGTAAATGGATTATTATTTAAAATTAAAGATTTATCTTCAATTGGGGGAGTATTGCGCCCTGGAATAGTTCATAGACTTGATAAAATGACAACAGGATTAATGATTGTTGCAAAAAATGATAAATCTCATAAAAAACTAACTGAAATGTTGGCAAATAATCAAATTCATAAGGAGTATATCGCTTTAGTTCATGGTATTATTGAACCAAATGCTGGAAAAATTAATGCTCCAATTGGTCGTCATAAGGGTGATAGAAAAAAAATGACAATAACAGATATTAATTCAAAACATGCAATTACAAATTTTAAAGTTTTAGAGCGTTTTGAAAATCATACAAAAATAAGTTGTATTATTGAAACTGGAAGAACTCATCAAATTAGAGTACATTTAGCTTATATAAAACATCCAGTTGTTGGAGATCCACTTTATGCATTTAAAGAGGATATGAAAGATGAGTTTGGTCAATATCTACACTCTTATAAGCTTGCATTTAATCATCCGATAACTAATGAAAAAATTGAATTAATAAGTGAGTTACCAAAACAATTTAATGATAAAATCAATATGTTTAAAAGAATAGGTGAGTAG
- a CDS encoding signal peptidase II produces MRDFIFNIKSYLKEYNYIWKYKLIWCLPLIIFLASLDWISKAIVVKQMVLDGAGVTFIPNFIGFQYVINPGAAYGMNAGNLSLAISIAALVTLFLIGVFIFIKNKYWLIPINLMVAGSVANLLGRAWAPATNKGIKGGVVDFLKFEFSFFGSDSYIFNLADAWVSIAVGIIILILIVYVILEIIELVMRKKDKDKYEFYCDIQNRKQILFEVYYQKFNFKKEEKMTYKQYLKSNQELSKTWKEYKQKG; encoded by the coding sequence ATGAGAGACTTTATTTTTAACATTAAGTCATATTTAAAAGAATATAATTATATCTGAAAGTATAAATTAATATGATGCTTACCACTCATAATTTTTTTAGCAAGTTTAGATTGAATAAGTAAAGCAATTGTTGTTAAACAAATGGTATTGGATGGAGCTGGAGTTACATTTATTCCTAATTTTATAGGTTTTCAATATGTAATAAATCCCGGAGCTGCTTATGGTATGAACGCAGGGAACTTAAGTTTGGCAATATCAATAGCTGCTCTTGTAACACTATTTTTAATAGGTGTATTTATTTTTATAAAAAATAAATACTGATTAATACCAATTAATTTAATGGTTGCAGGAAGTGTTGCAAATTTATTAGGTAGAGCTTGAGCACCAGCTACTAATAAAGGGATAAAAGGTGGAGTTGTTGATTTTCTTAAGTTTGAATTTAGTTTTTTTGGATCAGATAGTTATATTTTCAATTTAGCAGATGCATGAGTCTCTATTGCTGTGGGAATAATTATACTTATCTTAATTGTTTATGTTATTTTAGAGATTATAGAACTTGTGATGAGAAAAAAAGACAAAGATAAATATGAATTTTACTGCGATATTCAGAATAGAAAACAAATTCTTTTTGAAGTATATTATCAAAAATTCAATTTTAAAAAAGAAGAAAAAATGACATATAAACAATATTTGAAAAGTAATCAAGAACTTTCAAAAACATGAAAAGAATATAAGCAAAAGGGGTAA
- the ileS gene encoding isoleucine--tRNA ligase, with product MEKNYKDTLLINQTSFDMKADLKIKEPEIQNTWKEKKIYNKKIEANKNKPTFILHDGPPYANGNIHVGHSLNKILKDFIVRWKNQIGYNSPYIMGWDTHGLPIETAITKTGVNRKAMSPVEFRNLCKEYALQQVSNQSEQFRRLGIFTDYDYKYITLTDDFELSELKLFAKMVEKKLIYRDLKPIYWSPSSESALAEAEIEYAEVKSPTIFVACPIIQNEDFKDTYLVVWTTTPWTIPSNQLIALGEELEYVKLKPENDERYFIIAKDLVESVSEQIGWENVKILKTFKGTELTNIVYQHPWFENKTGFTVIGHHVTSDAGTGLVHTAGGFGEDDFDIVTKNNIKAFAPIDDEGKFDVTIKDSRLEGVFYEDANKIIGTTLQEKGLLLKLKFVKHSYPHDWRTKKPVIYRATHQWFVGLSSVKQEIDKVIVKSVQTNPEWSKERLRNIIKDRNDWTISRQRLWGVPIIAFFDKEKQPQLTKEIVDFAIEVISKKGTNSWFELPADEFLPKQFRGLGWTKETDILDVWFDSGSSNLAMEQNFNLQRPFDVYLEGNDQYRGWFNSSMINSVIFDGKPAYKQLITHGMTNDEKGKKMSKSIGNTIDPLEIANDLGADILRLWVFSTDFTDDQRIGKDILKQVSESYRKIRNTIRFMLSNLVDFDPKKDYQKQLADVDKFALNNLTLTKTKFFKTMESYSFNSGYKIINNYVANDLSSFYLDFIKDIIYVEAANSTRRRQVQTVMYEQLWALLDMLKPILIHTVEEAYQHIQNIEKEASIHLLDLREQNFVQSEEFNSKWQTVLDLRDDVNEALEKARNEKIIKKGFEAVISLELKQEFDFIKEIDDLHQILIVNSIKFLNFKNEINSKVANVSVELKQGLKCQRCWAIFDELKEDICQRCFDVIN from the coding sequence ATGGAAAAAAACTATAAAGATACTTTGCTTATAAATCAAACAAGTTTTGATATGAAAGCTGATTTAAAAATAAAAGAACCAGAAATTCAAAATACTTGAAAAGAAAAGAAAATATATAACAAAAAAATTGAAGCAAATAAAAATAAGCCAACTTTTATATTACATGATGGACCTCCATATGCAAATGGAAATATTCATGTAGGACATTCATTGAATAAAATCTTAAAAGATTTCATAGTTCGTTGAAAAAATCAAATTGGTTATAATTCACCTTATATTATGGGTTGAGACACTCATGGTCTTCCAATTGAAACTGCAATAACAAAAACAGGAGTAAATAGAAAAGCAATGTCTCCTGTAGAATTTAGAAATTTATGTAAAGAGTATGCATTACAACAAGTTTCAAATCAATCAGAGCAATTTAGAAGACTTGGTATTTTCACAGATTATGATTATAAATATATTACACTTACAGATGATTTTGAATTAAGTGAATTAAAATTATTTGCTAAAATGGTTGAAAAAAAATTAATTTATAGAGATTTGAAACCAATTTATTGATCACCTTCAAGTGAATCGGCATTAGCTGAAGCTGAAATTGAATATGCAGAAGTTAAATCTCCAACTATTTTTGTTGCTTGTCCAATTATTCAAAACGAAGATTTTAAAGATACTTATTTAGTAGTTTGAACAACAACACCTTGAACAATTCCTTCAAATCAATTAATTGCTTTGGGAGAAGAATTGGAATATGTTAAATTGAAGCCTGAAAATGATGAAAGATATTTCATTATTGCAAAAGATTTAGTTGAATCTGTAAGTGAACAAATTGGTTGAGAAAATGTAAAAATTCTTAAAACATTTAAAGGTACAGAATTAACAAATATAGTATATCAACACCCTTGATTTGAAAATAAAACAGGATTTACAGTAATTGGGCATCATGTTACAAGTGATGCTGGAACAGGTTTAGTTCATACTGCTGGGGGATTTGGAGAAGATGACTTTGATATTGTTACAAAAAATAATATTAAAGCTTTTGCACCAATTGATGATGAAGGAAAGTTTGATGTAACTATAAAAGACTCAAGATTAGAAGGAGTTTTTTATGAAGACGCTAATAAAATCATTGGAACTACTTTACAAGAAAAAGGTTTACTATTAAAATTAAAATTTGTAAAACATTCATATCCACATGATTGAAGAACAAAGAAACCAGTTATTTATAGAGCAACTCATCAATGATTTGTTGGCTTATCAAGTGTAAAACAAGAAATTGATAAAGTCATTGTTAAAAGTGTTCAAACAAATCCAGAGTGATCAAAAGAAAGATTAAGAAATATTATTAAAGATAGAAATGATTGAACTATCTCTCGTCAAAGACTTTGAGGTGTTCCAATTATAGCTTTTTTTGATAAAGAAAAACAACCTCAATTAACAAAAGAAATTGTTGATTTTGCAATTGAAGTAATCTCTAAAAAAGGAACAAACTCATGATTTGAATTACCAGCAGATGAATTTTTACCAAAGCAATTTAGAGGACTTGGTTGAACTAAAGAAACAGATATTCTTGATGTTTGATTTGATTCAGGAAGTTCAAATTTAGCAATGGAGCAAAATTTTAATTTACAAAGACCATTTGATGTTTATTTAGAAGGAAATGACCAATATAGAGGGTGATTTAACTCATCTATGATTAACTCTGTAATATTTGATGGAAAACCTGCTTATAAACAATTAATTACTCATGGAATGACTAATGATGAAAAAGGTAAAAAAATGTCTAAATCAATTGGAAATACAATTGATCCTTTAGAAATAGCAAATGATTTGGGAGCAGATATATTAAGACTTTGAGTCTTTTCAACAGATTTTACAGATGATCAAAGAATTGGAAAAGATATATTAAAACAAGTATCAGAATCATATAGAAAAATTAGAAATACTATTAGATTTATGTTATCTAATTTAGTTGATTTTGATCCTAAAAAAGATTATCAAAAACAACTAGCAGATGTTGATAAATTTGCATTAAACAATTTAACTTTAACAAAAACAAAATTCTTTAAAACTATGGAAAGTTACTCATTTAATAGTGGTTATAAAATAATAAATAATTATGTAGCAAATGATTTATCATCATTTTATTTAGATTTTATAAAAGATATTATCTATGTTGAAGCTGCAAATTCCACAAGAAGAAGACAAGTTCAAACAGTTATGTATGAACAACTTTGAGCATTACTTGATATGTTGAAACCAATTTTAATTCATACTGTTGAAGAAGCATATCAACATATTCAAAATATAGAAAAAGAAGCATCAATTCACTTATTAGATTTAAGAGAACAAAATTTTGTTCAATCAGAGGAATTTAACTCTAAATGACAAACTGTTTTAGATTTACGCGATGATGTTAACGAAGCTTTAGAAAAAGCAAGAAACGAAAAAATTATTAAAAAGGGATTTGAAGCAGTTATTAGTTTAGAATTAAAACAAGAATTTGATTTTATTAAAGAAATTGATGATTTACATCAAATTTTAATTGTTAATTCAATTAAATTTTTAAATTTTAAAAATGAAATAAATTCTAAGGTTGCAAATGTTAGTGTAGAATTAAAACAAGGGTTAAAATGCCAAAGATGTTGAGCTATTTTTGATGAATTAAAAGAAGATATTTGTCAAAGATGTTTCGATGTAATCAATTAA
- a CDS encoding MurR/RpiR family transcriptional regulator, whose amino-acid sequence MKIINLEENKLNSTESSILKLINTNPDFFCSHSIQEVSKESNVSPSTMTRVCKKLGFKSFKSTQMFVYEKSRMQSGYYKLEENNTIDEIIHNVRGAAIYTINETLNSINIEEIEEISKKIYSSQRIIIFGLEQQQISASSFVLNLSRINIIAQNVSNIHNYVQRTIFFDENDFAIFITRTGWTKEIIESIKWTYNKNIPILVLTADKEITKEHLENEIDINKIHMIETQTISNDKIKYPSISSVPGEMIIFDLIFNIIVSQNEKFREKFKKTAEISLNWNFEGKF is encoded by the coding sequence ATGAAAATAATTAATCTAGAAGAAAATAAATTAAACTCAACGGAAAGTTCTATACTTAAGTTGATTAATACTAATCCCGATTTTTTTTGTAGTCATTCAATTCAAGAAGTTTCAAAAGAGAGTAATGTAAGTCCTTCAACAATGACAAGAGTTTGTAAAAAATTAGGTTTTAAATCATTTAAATCAACTCAAATGTTTGTTTATGAAAAATCACGTATGCAAAGTGGTTATTATAAATTAGAAGAAAATAATACTATAGATGAAATAATTCATAATGTTAGAGGTGCTGCAATTTATACAATTAATGAAACTTTAAATAGTATCAATATTGAAGAAATTGAAGAAATCTCAAAAAAAATTTATTCTTCACAGAGAATAATAATATTTGGTTTAGAACAACAACAAATTAGCGCTAGTTCTTTTGTTTTAAATTTATCAAGAATAAATATAATAGCTCAAAATGTTTCAAATATTCACAACTATGTTCAAAGAACTATTTTCTTTGATGAGAATGATTTTGCAATTTTTATCACAAGAACTGGTTGAACTAAAGAAATAATTGAATCAATTAAATGAACTTACAATAAAAACATTCCAATCTTAGTTTTAACAGCTGATAAAGAAATTACTAAAGAACATTTAGAAAATGAAATTGATATTAATAAAATTCATATGATTGAAACTCAAACAATAAGCAATGATAAAATTAAATATCCTTCAATATCTTCAGTTCCAGGAGAAATGATTATATTTGACTTAATATTTAATATTATTGTTAGTCAAAATGAAAAATTCAGAGAGAAATTTAAAAAAACAGCTGAAATATCACTAAATTGAAACTTTGAGGGTAAATTTTAA
- a CDS encoding ABC transporter permease translates to MKSTNWNVFKIIFSMQASNYKKDLFVIFSGWIITTLTLLIWLAFKNAGTGADDKGLRVDDFIVASAIGMSIIRNCLYNFVKTLFDFKSTLFFEKLFSTSISKTFVFFIIVLFNQIMNILVAIFMFAISMIFVEQRALLANINWLIFLLGFFLMAISSNLLALIIVFIIKKLEWALVIANVFYFLPVFLLGLGIPWSLLESNKPIMIIGFFLPQRYFLNIMASGWVGDIHMEINQFGYGGNYWIAYIVSFAIIAILTIWIIYIFIRKFEYENKKFHRYHSTMKHMAIIYSIKKANSIEELNEIMKVKELTQENKQKRKNLRRKNKYGKKE, encoded by the coding sequence ATGAAATCAACTAATTGAAATGTATTTAAAATTATATTTTCAATGCAAGCTTCAAATTACAAAAAAGATTTATTTGTAATTTTTTCAGGTTGAATAATAACAACACTTACTCTTTTAATTTGATTAGCTTTTAAAAATGCAGGGACAGGTGCAGATGATAAAGGACTACGAGTAGATGATTTCATTGTTGCAAGTGCTATTGGAATGAGCATTATTAGAAATTGTTTATATAATTTTGTAAAGACCTTATTTGATTTCAAATCAACATTATTTTTTGAGAAGTTATTTTCAACTAGCATTTCAAAAACTTTTGTCTTTTTTATAATAGTATTATTTAATCAAATAATGAATATATTAGTAGCAATTTTTATGTTTGCAATATCTATGATTTTTGTCGAGCAAAGAGCTTTATTGGCAAATATTAACTGACTTATATTCTTATTAGGTTTCTTTTTAATGGCAATTTCATCTAACTTATTAGCTTTAATCATTGTATTTATTATAAAAAAACTGGAATGAGCTTTAGTTATTGCGAATGTATTTTATTTTTTACCAGTGTTTTTATTAGGACTTGGTATTCCTTGAAGCTTACTTGAGAGTAATAAACCAATAATGATAATAGGTTTTTTCTTACCTCAAAGATATTTTTTAAATATAATGGCATCAGGTTGAGTTGGTGATATTCATATGGAAATAAATCAATTTGGTTATGGAGGAAATTATTGAATAGCATATATTGTTTCGTTTGCAATTATAGCTATTTTAACTATATGAATTATTTATATCTTTATTAGGAAGTTTGAATATGAAAATAAGAAATTTCATAGATATCATAGTACTATGAAGCACATGGCAATTATTTACAGTATTAAAAAAGCAAATTCAATTGAAGAATTAAATGAAATTATGAAAGTTAAAGAGCTAACCCAAGAAAATAAACAAAAAAGGAAAAATCTAAGGAGAAAGAATAAATATGGTAAAAAAGAATAA
- a CDS encoding ATP-binding cassette domain-containing protein, producing the protein MEKKEICVSLENVSKIFNKTIWAIKKVNLKIYKGEGVAIIGPNQSGKSVLGRLIASQIKQSGGIVEYNFENDNVMANIGFQFRQTTWPEGFTVKEVFNLYKNIHNVKDKKWLDDLVQVFGIESRWNKALTACNTSWLQLFSIALGIIHKPQLLVLDEVSSSIGLDFKIKILNFLKEYKTENDVALIIISPDDATFEILCERVVVLETGFIISDDYITDWNETLTFEKYSLNIMNAIKQNEITVKPDPLFKPILKKFETNVEKFREIYNMFLEKNIAYEDDNYIVEIRNIDFHLNELHNILNSLLSTAMNKKSIDQVIWHTKILIKYFKTVKKKMGKLDLKVKYKKSAMRFFKNTENFVKYLEEDLYKSFKSNKYIAYATELTAALSRKELKQLSALKKKYIQEEIKIMKSENRAIKRQQRQAKKLK; encoded by the coding sequence ATGGAAAAAAAAGAAATATGTGTATCACTAGAAAATGTTTCAAAAATTTTTAATAAGACAATTTGAGCTATAAAAAAAGTTAATCTAAAAATTTATAAAGGTGAGGGTGTAGCAATAATTGGTCCGAATCAATCTGGAAAAAGTGTTTTGGGAAGATTAATTGCAAGTCAAATAAAACAATCAGGTGGAATAGTTGAGTATAATTTTGAAAACGACAATGTTATGGCCAATATTGGTTTTCAATTTAGACAAACAACATGACCAGAGGGTTTTACAGTTAAAGAAGTTTTTAATTTATATAAAAATATCCATAATGTTAAAGACAAAAAATGATTAGATGATTTAGTTCAAGTTTTTGGTATCGAATCAAGATGAAATAAAGCACTAACTGCTTGTAATACATCTTGATTACAATTATTTTCAATTGCTTTAGGAATAATACACAAACCTCAATTACTTGTTCTTGATGAAGTTTCTTCTTCAATTGGATTAGATTTTAAGATTAAAATATTAAATTTCTTAAAAGAGTATAAAACTGAAAATGATGTAGCTTTAATTATCATTTCTCCAGATGATGCTACTTTTGAAATTCTTTGTGAAAGAGTAGTAGTTCTTGAAACAGGATTTATAATATCTGATGACTATATAACAGATTGAAATGAAACTCTTACATTTGAAAAATACTCATTAAATATAATGAATGCAATTAAACAAAATGAAATTACAGTTAAACCTGATCCACTTTTTAAACCTATACTTAAAAAATTTGAAACAAATGTTGAAAAATTTAGAGAAATTTATAATATGTTTTTAGAGAAAAATATTGCTTATGAAGATGATAACTATATTGTTGAAATAAGAAATATAGATTTTCACTTAAATGAATTACACAATATCTTAAATAGTTTGCTTTCAACGGCAATGAATAAAAAAAGTATTGATCAAGTAATTTGACATACTAAAATACTTATTAAATACTTTAAAACTGTTAAAAAGAAAATGGGTAAATTAGATCTAAAAGTAAAGTACAAAAAATCAGCAATGAGATTTTTCAAAAATACTGAAAATTTTGTAAAATATTTAGAAGAAGATTTATATAAAAGTTTTAAATCTAATAAGTATATTGCATATGCAACAGAACTTACGGCTGCTCTTTCTAGAAAAGAATTGAAACAACTATCAGCTTTAAAGAAAAAATATATACAAGAAGAAATAAAAATAATGAAATCAGAAAATAGAGCTATAAAAAGACAACAAAGACAGGCAAAAAAATTAAAATAA
- a CDS encoding alpha/beta hydrolase, producing the protein MNELLIEKIISILNNRNRNNFDIYKNKGYINLLGLYQQAIFDQTNDQEVLNLNIKNFKKVEFKSFDSKNLVGIVHLNEKRSKKWIIACHGFGSSKESSAIASYYFNKLGYNIFAFDFRNHGESDDAIITMGINEEKDLKSALDYLKKNYKVKELSLIGFSMGAHTLNRFALSDNIKKYNIKFAIADSPYFETTKVLKKIINSIGGSLVGNFLDKLLVEVYKVYNNKYKINIEEDTLTYRIPLCKNTFPILYLHSKKDIVTNYQDSEKFYNLRKVLKVKDSLHIFQTGEHIRTQIVHTEMYWKLVENFIKNK; encoded by the coding sequence ATGAATGAACTTTTAATTGAAAAAATAATCTCTATTTTAAATAATAGAAATAGAAATAATTTTGATATATATAAAAATAAAGGATATATTAATTTATTAGGTTTATATCAACAAGCTATATTTGATCAAACAAATGATCAAGAAGTATTAAATTTAAATATAAAGAATTTTAAAAAAGTAGAATTCAAATCATTTGACTCAAAAAATTTAGTAGGTATTGTTCATTTAAATGAAAAAAGAAGTAAAAAATGAATTATTGCATGTCATGGTTTTGGTTCTTCAAAAGAATCATCTGCAATAGCAAGTTATTATTTTAATAAATTAGGTTACAACATTTTTGCATTTGATTTTAGAAATCATGGTGAATCAGATGATGCAATTATTACTATGGGAATAAATGAAGAAAAGGATTTAAAAAGTGCTTTAGATTATTTAAAGAAAAATTATAAAGTTAAAGAGTTAAGTTTAATTGGCTTTTCTATGGGAGCACATACACTAAATAGATTTGCTTTATCAGACAATATTAAAAAATATAATATTAAATTTGCTATTGCAGATTCACCTTATTTCGAAACAACAAAAGTTTTGAAAAAAATAATCAATTCTATTGGAGGATCATTAGTTGGAAATTTTTTAGATAAACTATTGGTTGAAGTTTATAAAGTATATAATAATAAATATAAAATAAATATAGAAGAAGATACATTAACTTATAGAATTCCATTGTGTAAAAATACATTTCCAATACTTTATTTGCACTCTAAAAAAGATATTGTAACAAACTATCAAGACAGTGAGAAATTTTATAATTTAAGAAAAGTTTTAAAAGTAAAAGATTCATTACATATTTTTCAAACGGGAGAACATATAAGAACTCAAATAGTACATACTGAAATGTATTGAAAGTTGGTTGAAAATTTTATAAAGAATAAATAA